One Sulfolobales archaeon DNA window includes the following coding sequences:
- a CDS encoding transposase — protein MEAYNPRGFLPIDVNENNITILLDAIAYLFETDLGKMVLGYYYRRKSVQKRYDKPYADIRVKKKIMRKLKERKKKDDTRWKIANIVVRTAFEKGYAVVLERLGKKPAEKMISRIRDKQLRHRIFQASFKGAQRAIEEKAREYGVPIVYEDPRNTSRQCPIHNAEIVYENGSRIGVCSAGGEKWHRDVASLWNLYLRARPGDGSAAPSPGGLNLDGSPVPLGSTATHEPIGIPRSLWARWNSLGMTMNYKMIGMTPREKRYTILA, from the coding sequence GTGGAGGCTTATAATCCGAGGGGATTCCTACCAATAGATGTTAATGAGAATAACATCACGATATTGCTTGATGCCATAGCATATCTATTCGAAACAGATCTGGGGAAGATGGTCCTGGGGTATTATTATCGTAGGAAGAGTGTTCAGAAGAGATACGATAAACCATATGCCGATATTAGGGTTAAGAAGAAGATTATGAGAAAGCTGAAGGAGAGGAAGAAGAAAGATGATACGAGGTGGAAGATTGCTAATATAGTTGTTAGAACAGCTTTTGAGAAGGGCTATGCTGTTGTCCTTGAGAGGCTTGGTAAGAAGCCTGCTGAGAAGATGATCTCGAGGATAAGGGATAAACAGCTTAGACACAGAATATTCCAAGCATCATTCAAAGGGGCTCAAAGAGCCATCGAGGAGAAGGCCAGAGAATACGGTGTCCCAATAGTCTATGAGGATCCGAGGAACACATCGAGGCAATGCCCGATCCACAATGCGGAGATAGTCTATGAAAATGGATCCAGAATCGGGGTATGCAGTGCTGGTGGGGAGAAGTGGCATAGAGATGTTGCATCTCTATGGAACCTCTATCTCAGAGCCCGCCCGGGTGATGGGAGCGCTGCTCCAAGCCCAGGCGGGCTAAACCTAGATGGGAGCCCAGTGCCGTTGGGCTCGACAGCCACTCATGAGCCCATAGGGATACCTAGATCCCTGTGGGCGAGGTGGAACTCCCTAGGCATGACCATGAACTATAAAATGATTGGAATGACACCTAGGGAGAAACGGTATACCATTCTGGCATAG
- a CDS encoding sugar phosphate isomerase/epimerase: MSIAGRSFKIAVATIAWGSLKRVEEFTSIAEYVKGLGIQGLGIEYRMLPRELKERPETLKKILEDLGLENAGSYSTIKNPPLEWIKRSGTKLLWIVNRERDCKKADDMLIEFTKNISREGVTVALHNHLRTCYEDLEDLSRVLTKSQDLGICLDTAHARAAGLDIEALLRTYGDRVAMVHLKDLREDMPKSRVRFKRDFVNIGEGIINFREVIKLLKSYGFNGYIVLEIEALKGEKPEEAVAKGIERVKNIIHNL, from the coding sequence ATGTCCATAGCAGGAAGGAGCTTCAAAATAGCTGTTGCAACAATAGCCTGGGGATCCCTTAAAAGGGTGGAAGAGTTCACCAGCATCGCGGAATATGTTAAGGGGCTGGGGATCCAGGGGTTGGGGATAGAGTATAGGATGCTTCCAAGAGAGCTTAAGGAGAGGCCTGAGACGCTGAAGAAGATACTAGAGGATCTTGGGCTGGAGAATGCTGGATCGTATTCAACTATTAAGAACCCACCCCTAGAATGGATCAAGAGATCTGGAACCAAGCTTCTATGGATAGTCAATAGGGAGAGGGATTGTAAGAAGGCTGATGATATGCTCATAGAATTCACAAAAAACATCAGCAGAGAAGGTGTAACTGTGGCTCTTCATAACCATCTTAGAACATGTTACGAAGATCTAGAGGATCTCTCGAGGGTGCTCACAAAATCCCAAGATCTAGGGATATGCCTAGACACAGCCCATGCCCGCGCAGCGGGGCTAGACATAGAAGCTCTCCTTAGAACCTACGGCGATAGGGTGGCTATGGTACATCTAAAAGATCTGAGAGAAGATATGCCGAAAAGCAGGGTTAGATTTAAAAGGGATTTTGTAAACATAGGCGAAGGGATCATAAACTTTAGAGAAGTGATTAAGCTCCTGAAAAGCTATGGATTTAACGGATATATAGTATTAGAGATAGAGGCTTTAAAAGGGGAAAAGCCTGAAGAGGCTGTTGCAAAGGGTATAGAAAGGGTTAAGAATATAATCCATAATCTCTAA
- a CDS encoding Gfo/Idh/MocA family oxidoreductase has translation MKIGVVVVGAGRMGSIHASNIRRIQRAELLAIVDPDIDRARKLGEAYGVPYYAELETALKSVSGKARAAVIASPLTAHLENIRVVSEYGLDIFVEKPMAPSLSECREIVRIVRSRGIKLQIGYQRRFDKNYQEVKRVLLSGQIGKILLAKFIARDPMPEPGVGLGRIYRGALFDDMVTHEFDLVSWLLGYPPERLVAFGATLYFNVEDYDNAIINIEYRGGPLVNIEVTRCSAYGHDLRLEILGAEGLVKMDNTPETQVYLYGRQGLSRMPRLPWFAERFSDAYYREMESFIEAIARDEKPSPDEEDGLRACVLSEAAKRSALEGRVVSLAEILG, from the coding sequence TTGAAGATAGGCGTCGTAGTTGTTGGAGCCGGTAGGATGGGATCTATACATGCGAGTAATATAAGGAGGATCCAGAGGGCTGAGCTCCTAGCAATAGTAGATCCAGATATAGACAGGGCTAGAAAGCTCGGAGAGGCCTATGGAGTGCCATATTATGCAGAGTTAGAGACGGCCCTTAAATCGGTTAGTGGGAAGGCTAGAGCTGCTGTAATAGCCTCACCACTTACGGCTCATCTAGAAAATATAAGGGTTGTAAGTGAGTATGGGCTTGATATCTTTGTTGAGAAGCCAATGGCTCCTAGTCTATCTGAGTGTAGAGAGATCGTTAGAATCGTTAGAAGTAGGGGTATTAAGCTCCAGATTGGGTATCAGAGGAGGTTTGATAAAAACTACCAGGAGGTCAAGAGGGTTCTATTAAGTGGCCAGATCGGAAAGATCCTGTTGGCTAAGTTCATAGCAAGAGACCCGATGCCAGAGCCTGGCGTGGGGTTGGGGAGGATATATCGTGGAGCCCTCTTCGATGATATGGTAACCCATGAGTTCGATCTCGTAAGCTGGCTCCTAGGCTATCCACCAGAAAGGCTAGTAGCCTTTGGAGCCACGTTGTACTTCAATGTAGAGGACTATGACAATGCTATCATCAACATAGAATATCGTGGAGGCCCTCTAGTAAATATAGAGGTGACTAGATGCTCAGCATATGGACACGACCTAAGACTAGAGATCCTCGGTGCCGAGGGGCTTGTGAAGATGGATAATACCCCTGAGACCCAGGTTTATCTCTATGGAAGGCAGGGACTATCTAGAATGCCTAGACTACCATGGTTTGCAGAGAGATTCTCAGATGCATATTATAGGGAGATGGAGAGCTTTATAGAGGCCATTGCTAGGGATGAAAAGCCATCGCCTGATGAGGAAGATGGTTTGAGAGCTTGTGTGTTGTCTGAGGCTGCTAAAAGATCTGCTTTGGAGGGGAGGGTTGTAAGCCTAGCCGAGATCCTTGGGTAG
- a CDS encoding 5-deoxy-glucuronate isomerase, giving the protein MLFKDLQIYNRLWNIFRYHWFSLYNYKANEQSRLRLEAREDAERIVISLRGGAIVNGVSMGERDIAYIPVGSEAVIDVDKGSILYIAESRAVNKYPFYVKRFSESIWYDVGRDSYRRRVYVTIGEKDPGDSFIAGYVEGEAGAWTSYPPHRHDEKPEAYIFFGMGDGFGIQVLMDEEREVAYVVRDYDVVLIPRGYHPNVCTSLVGCRYLWIIAAPIGKRDLSVTIHPSFKDIDMGRSHLRVR; this is encoded by the coding sequence GTGTTATTTAAGGATCTTCAGATCTATAATAGGCTCTGGAATATATTTAGATACCATTGGTTCTCCCTATATAATTACAAGGCGAACGAGCAATCACGGCTAAGGCTAGAGGCTAGGGAGGATGCTGAGAGGATAGTAATCAGCCTGAGAGGAGGTGCTATTGTCAATGGTGTTTCGATGGGTGAGAGAGATATCGCATATATCCCAGTTGGTAGCGAGGCTGTGATAGATGTTGATAAGGGCTCAATACTATATATCGCTGAGTCGAGAGCGGTTAACAAATACCCCTTCTATGTGAAGAGATTCTCTGAGAGCATATGGTATGATGTTGGTAGGGATTCATATAGGAGGAGGGTCTATGTAACTATAGGGGAGAAAGATCCCGGTGATAGTTTTATAGCAGGCTATGTCGAGGGAGAGGCTGGAGCTTGGACAAGCTACCCACCCCATAGGCATGATGAGAAACCAGAGGCATATATATTCTTCGGAATGGGCGATGGCTTCGGCATCCAGGTCTTGATGGATGAGGAGAGGGAAGTAGCCTATGTTGTTAGGGACTACGATGTTGTATTAATACCCAGGGGCTATCACCCTAATGTATGCACCTCGCTAGTAGGGTGTAGATATCTATGGATCATAGCAGCGCCTATAGGAAAGAGAGACCTATCGGTAACTATACATCCATCATTCAAGGATATAGATATGGGTAGAAGTCACTTGAGGGTTAGATAG
- a CDS encoding sugar ABC transporter substrate-binding protein, giving the protein MVSRVSTIWIAIAVVTLVIGLGAGYALGSVSAPAKVVTEQRTVVEYRTVTSPQMVTVTATAAAPTPTPAKVYTVYYISHGGPGDPWWAPVIKGAQLAGDMLGVKVVYLGPEKFSVKWLVDALQSAVAAKPDGIIITVTDYRALDDPLRRAIAQGIPVIAVNVPDPRPEGERIPYLGYVGQDEYQAGYQLAKYTISWFQKNFGRPPTGAVIGIHEVGHIGLELRAKGIQDAFKEANLPIPEKLDITTDTTKAYEILKSYVTTRRGIEVIFTLGPLGAHPAMQLVRDLNMVGKLFVSTVDLDDKILAGISDGVVIAAVSQQPFAQGFLPVVYMYLYLKFGIKPPAQIPTGPTIIDKSLLDLVRKQIRETGGA; this is encoded by the coding sequence ATGGTATCTAGGGTTTCAACTATATGGATCGCTATAGCTGTAGTAACACTAGTTATAGGGCTCGGAGCCGGTTATGCTCTAGGGAGCGTAAGCGCCCCAGCTAAAGTTGTTACTGAGCAGAGAACAGTCGTTGAGTATAGAACAGTTACATCTCCCCAGATGGTCACAGTAACGGCTACTGCTGCAGCTCCAACCCCTACTCCTGCTAAGGTGTACACGGTTTACTATATATCGCATGGAGGTCCTGGTGATCCTTGGTGGGCTCCTGTGATCAAGGGTGCCCAGCTTGCTGGTGATATGCTAGGTGTTAAGGTGGTGTATCTAGGTCCTGAGAAGTTCTCGGTTAAATGGCTTGTAGATGCTTTGCAATCTGCTGTAGCAGCTAAGCCTGATGGGATTATAATAACAGTTACTGATTATAGGGCTCTTGATGATCCGCTTAGAAGGGCTATTGCTCAGGGGATCCCTGTGATAGCCGTCAATGTACCAGATCCCAGGCCTGAGGGGGAGAGAATACCCTATCTAGGCTATGTTGGTCAGGATGAGTATCAGGCCGGGTATCAACTAGCTAAATACACGATCTCGTGGTTCCAGAAGAACTTTGGAAGACCCCCTACTGGTGCTGTTATAGGTATACACGAGGTTGGACATATAGGGCTTGAGCTCAGGGCTAAGGGGATACAGGATGCCTTTAAAGAGGCAAACCTCCCAATTCCAGAGAAGCTAGATATAACTACAGATACCACTAAAGCATATGAGATCCTCAAATCATATGTAACCACGAGGAGAGGTATTGAGGTTATCTTCACCCTAGGTCCTCTAGGCGCTCATCCAGCTATGCAGCTTGTGAGGGATCTCAATATGGTTGGCAAGCTCTTTGTATCAACCGTGGATCTAGATGATAAGATATTAGCCGGGATATCTGATGGTGTTGTGATTGCCGCGGTCTCTCAACAGCCCTTTGCCCAGGGCTTCCTACCAGTTGTCTATATGTATCTATATCTGAAATTCGGTATAAAGCCACCTGCACAGATCCCAACAGGCCCGACGATAATTGATAAATCGCTTCTAGATCTTGTGAGGAAGCAGATAAGGGAGACTGGTGGCGCGTAA
- a CDS encoding ABC transporter permease yields MRFSIRFRELYVLISIFAMTAVFSYINPRFISGEAFYSILNIATELGIIAVGVSFLMIAGQFDLSVGAVYAFSGIIAAYITNMGLGYSIGFLAAMLFAIAVGLVNGLITVYGRIPSFITTLGMMWFLRGILLAITGGFPVGFERMPGEAMVFTYKIAGDLSISSLWFIGLIAVFHLILTSTAFGNQAQAVGGALDVARAVGVRANRVRIVSFMLSSICAAIAGQVALARFRIVEPTAGQGLELEAIAASVLGGTSLAGGVGSIVGASLGAILVGLIRVGLIFAGAPAYWYIGFIGVLLIIVGIINLRRVLQ; encoded by the coding sequence ATGAGGTTTTCCATAAGGTTTAGAGAGCTCTATGTATTGATTTCGATCTTTGCTATGACAGCTGTATTCAGCTATATAAATCCGAGGTTCATCTCAGGAGAGGCTTTCTATAGCATTCTAAACATAGCCACCGAGCTAGGGATAATAGCTGTTGGTGTCTCCTTCCTAATGATAGCTGGTCAGTTCGATCTCTCTGTTGGGGCTGTATATGCCTTCTCAGGAATTATAGCTGCTTATATAACAAACATGGGCCTTGGATACTCCATAGGCTTTTTAGCAGCAATGCTCTTCGCCATAGCAGTAGGGCTTGTGAATGGTCTTATAACTGTCTATGGGAGGATACCTTCCTTCATAACCACTCTCGGGATGATGTGGTTCCTCAGAGGAATACTCTTAGCGATAACAGGCGGATTCCCTGTTGGATTTGAGAGGATGCCTGGGGAAGCTATGGTTTTCACCTATAAGATAGCTGGGGATCTAAGTATTAGCAGCCTATGGTTCATAGGCCTTATAGCTGTTTTCCATCTCATACTCACATCAACAGCCTTTGGAAACCAGGCACAGGCTGTGGGCGGGGCTCTAGATGTTGCGAGGGCTGTGGGGGTTAGGGCGAATCGTGTGAGGATAGTATCATTCATGCTTAGCTCGATCTGCGCAGCAATAGCAGGCCAGGTTGCTCTAGCAAGATTCAGAATTGTTGAGCCAACAGCTGGCCAAGGTTTAGAGCTGGAGGCAATCGCAGCATCCGTTCTCGGAGGAACCTCTCTAGCAGGAGGGGTCGGATCTATAGTAGGCGCCTCATTAGGGGCAATCCTGGTAGGGCTGATAAGGGTTGGGCTTATATTTGCTGGTGCACCAGCCTATTGGTATATCGGATTTATAGGTGTACTCCTAATTATAGTTGGGATCATAAATCTCAGGAGGGTTCTACAATGA
- a CDS encoding ATP-binding cassette domain-containing protein — protein MVLENISKRFGRVEALKNIDLSISRGEIIGLVGDNGAGKSTLAKIIIGYYKPDSGNIYFEGRKVSFKSPIEARMAGIEMVYQDMALVSYMNIYRNIFLGREIKRGFWPLKFLDKGRMKKISREILRAVGITDKDPDTEISKLSGGERQAIAIARAMYFGAKLIIFDEPTSALSVRETANVLNMIRGLKDRGISSIVISHNIYHVYSIADRIVVLERGSKVLDVPKDRVTPEEIEQIVGYGIKSLVRDRGLNI, from the coding sequence TTGGTATTAGAGAATATATCTAAGAGATTTGGAAGGGTTGAGGCTCTCAAGAACATAGATCTTAGCATATCTAGAGGAGAGATCATAGGCTTGGTAGGCGATAACGGAGCTGGGAAATCAACACTAGCAAAGATCATAATAGGCTATTATAAACCAGACTCAGGCAATATATATTTCGAAGGTAGGAAGGTCTCCTTCAAATCCCCCATAGAAGCTAGGATGGCTGGGATAGAGATGGTGTATCAGGATATGGCGCTTGTAAGCTATATGAATATATATAGGAATATATTTCTAGGAAGGGAGATTAAAAGGGGTTTCTGGCCGCTGAAGTTTTTAGATAAGGGGAGGATGAAGAAGATCTCTAGGGAGATCTTAAGGGCTGTGGGGATCACGGATAAGGATCCAGATACGGAGATCTCAAAGCTAAGCGGGGGAGAGAGACAGGCGATAGCTATAGCGAGGGCAATGTATTTCGGGGCTAAGCTCATCATATTCGATGAGCCAACATCGGCTCTATCCGTTAGGGAAACAGCTAATGTTCTTAACATGATTAGGGGTTTAAAGGATAGAGGTATAAGCTCGATAGTCATCTCACATAACATATATCACGTCTATTCAATAGCAGATAGGATTGTGGTTCTTGAGAGAGGATCCAAGGTTCTCGATGTGCCAAAAGATAGGGTAACGCCTGAAGAGATCGAGCAGATCGTGGGGTATGGAATTAAAAGCCTTGTAAGAGATCGAGGTCTTAATATATAA
- the iolC gene encoding 5-dehydro-2-deoxygluconokinase, giving the protein MATGIYLLSICVDRVWAVYDVITIGRAGIDLYSLDFYEPLEEARRFARYVGGSAANIAAGAAKLGLSSAIITRVSDDELGEFIIRQLSRMGVDTRYIKKDPEGKSGIVFAEIIPGKDGRFIFYREKASDLLIRVEDIPEEAIKGTKTLVITGTGLSAEPSRSANFHALELAKRYGVKTVVNLDWRPTLWKHVSQEERLSLYRKAIKMADIVIGNRSEYMAATGRDNLEEAINEARSINSKALLVVTLGDEGSMAIIEGGERVKAPPYIVKHLKGLGAGDGFIAGFLYGLIKGWSLYRSLRFGNAVGAIVVTRHSCSEAMPTYDEAMMFIEAHGGF; this is encoded by the coding sequence ATGGCTACTGGGATATACCTTCTAAGCATATGCGTAGATAGGGTGTGGGCTGTGTATGATGTGATAACGATTGGAAGAGCCGGGATCGATCTATACTCTCTAGACTTCTACGAACCCCTCGAAGAGGCAAGGAGATTCGCCCGATATGTTGGTGGAAGCGCTGCAAACATAGCTGCAGGAGCAGCCAAGCTCGGCCTCTCATCAGCAATAATAACAAGGGTTAGCGATGATGAGCTAGGCGAGTTTATAATAAGGCAGCTATCGAGAATGGGTGTAGATACAAGGTATATCAAAAAAGATCCTGAGGGGAAGTCAGGGATAGTCTTTGCAGAGATAATCCCTGGGAAGGACGGTAGATTTATATTCTATAGAGAGAAGGCCAGCGACCTCCTCATCAGAGTAGAGGATATACCAGAAGAAGCTATAAAAGGGACAAAAACCCTGGTGATAACAGGTACAGGGCTTAGCGCGGAACCCTCTAGATCAGCTAATTTCCACGCCCTAGAACTTGCTAAGAGATATGGTGTGAAAACCGTGGTTAACCTCGATTGGAGGCCAACACTCTGGAAACATGTGTCTCAGGAGGAGAGGCTATCCCTCTATAGAAAAGCTATTAAAATGGCTGATATAGTGATTGGAAACAGATCTGAGTATATGGCGGCAACAGGGAGAGATAACTTGGAAGAGGCTATTAATGAGGCTAGAAGCATAAATAGCAAGGCCCTCCTAGTGGTAACGCTAGGAGATGAAGGCTCGATGGCGATTATAGAGGGTGGGGAGAGAGTTAAAGCCCCACCCTATATAGTTAAACATCTAAAGGGTCTAGGTGCTGGCGATGGATTCATAGCTGGCTTCCTCTACGGATTGATCAAAGGTTGGAGCCTATATAGATCCCTGAGATTTGGCAATGCGGTTGGAGCAATAGTTGTTACTAGACACTCATGCTCCGAAGCAATGCCAACATATGATGAAGCTATGATGTTTATAGAAGCCCACGGAGGCTTTTAG
- a CDS encoding thiamine pyrophosphate-binding protein, with the protein MPIYAGADIVAQLAKRAGIRYVFGIPGHGNVNIFDAFKDLYPDVEVIAVKHEQWGGHMADGYFRANRRIPAIVTTSVGPGATNLATALATAYVDSSAFIAITGQIQTYLFGMGIFQEIERKNWVDYVNAMNHLVKRSWLVTSVRQLQRVFLNALKEALSGRPGPVLIDLPMDVQVEEIDIELEDPSKYLPTGRVYPDPIAIKRAAELLLKAERPLILIGGGVVMSGATEELVKVAEFLGSPVICSFRGDAKGGFPEDHELYAFHPGNIGSLVGNELAKEADVILAVGVTFSDETTSSYVRGVTFNIPPTKLIHIDIDPHEIGKNYPVEVGIVGDAKASLEMLYRALVELGVKKDWRSSQWYRRFRELKERWLSEIEELRSKAPMGIPNMVKILREELPKDTIITLSAGLPQEIFSQQWIAYYPGTFISSGGFSTMGFALPAAIGAKLARPERRVVAIEGDGSFLMNNMELATARQYEIPIMVVVLNNYGWISIRDLQIRSFKERVFTTEFRDRRGRLYTVDFEKIAKAYGVEYIRATSVEEVRQGIRKLLNLDTPSVLEIPVETRYPYSGTKAYGYWDIPSKHMRR; encoded by the coding sequence ATGCCTATATATGCTGGGGCTGATATTGTTGCTCAGCTAGCTAAAAGGGCTGGGATTAGATATGTCTTTGGGATTCCTGGCCATGGTAATGTGAATATCTTTGACGCTTTCAAAGACCTATATCCGGATGTTGAGGTTATAGCTGTTAAGCATGAGCAGTGGGGTGGCCATATGGCTGATGGTTATTTCAGGGCTAATAGGAGGATCCCTGCTATTGTTACTACATCTGTAGGGCCTGGGGCTACGAATCTTGCTACGGCTCTTGCCACAGCTTATGTTGATTCATCTGCCTTCATCGCTATTACTGGGCAGATCCAGACGTATCTATTTGGTATGGGGATTTTCCAGGAGATTGAGAGGAAGAACTGGGTTGACTATGTGAATGCTATGAACCACCTGGTTAAGAGATCATGGCTTGTGACTAGTGTTAGGCAGCTGCAGAGGGTCTTTCTAAATGCTTTGAAGGAGGCTCTTAGCGGTAGGCCTGGACCCGTCCTAATAGATCTTCCTATGGATGTGCAGGTTGAGGAGATAGATATAGAGCTTGAGGATCCCTCTAAATATCTGCCCACGGGGAGGGTATATCCGGACCCCATTGCTATTAAAAGGGCTGCGGAGCTTCTCCTCAAGGCCGAGAGGCCATTGATCCTAATAGGGGGCGGTGTTGTGATGTCAGGAGCAACCGAGGAGCTTGTAAAGGTTGCTGAGTTCTTAGGATCGCCGGTTATATGCTCCTTCAGAGGCGATGCTAAGGGAGGCTTTCCAGAGGATCACGAGCTCTACGCCTTCCACCCAGGGAACATAGGTAGCCTTGTTGGGAACGAACTCGCTAAGGAGGCCGATGTCATACTAGCTGTTGGCGTGACGTTCAGCGATGAGACCACGAGCTCCTATGTGAGGGGTGTGACATTCAATATACCCCCCACCAAGCTTATACACATAGATATAGATCCCCATGAGATCGGTAAGAACTACCCAGTCGAGGTTGGGATTGTAGGGGATGCAAAGGCTTCTCTAGAGATGCTCTATAGAGCATTGGTAGAGCTTGGTGTTAAAAAGGATTGGAGATCTTCACAGTGGTATAGAAGGTTTAGAGAGCTTAAGGAGAGATGGCTCTCAGAGATAGAGGAGCTGAGATCCAAAGCCCCCATGGGTATACCAAACATGGTTAAGATCCTAAGGGAGGAGCTTCCCAAGGACACAATCATAACCCTCTCAGCTGGGCTGCCCCAGGAGATATTCTCGCAACAGTGGATAGCCTACTACCCAGGTACATTCATAAGCTCTGGGGGCTTCTCAACGATGGGCTTCGCCCTCCCAGCGGCGATAGGTGCTAAGCTGGCTAGGCCTGAGAGAAGGGTTGTTGCAATAGAGGGGGATGGATCCTTCCTTATGAATAATATGGAGCTTGCAACGGCTAGGCAGTATGAGATCCCAATCATGGTTGTTGTCCTCAACAACTACGGCTGGATCTCAATCAGAGATCTCCAGATAAGGAGCTTCAAAGAAAGGGTATTCACAACAGAGTTTAGAGATAGAAGGGGCAGGCTATATACAGTGGATTTCGAGAAGATAGCAAAGGCATATGGCGTTGAATATATCAGGGCAACAAGCGTTGAAGAGGTTAGACAGGGTATTAGAAAGCTTCTAAACCTAGACACCCCATCGGTGCTAGAGATCCCTGTTGAGACTAGATATCCATACAGCGGTACAAAGGCATATGGCTACTGGGATATACCTTCTAAGCATATGCGTAGATAG
- a CDS encoding transposase: MPLKPLGDKEAGIDIGVNNLLAVYVDDGSALLVNGRPLKAISFYWREKISSYQSTLNRYGLRSSRRLRRMYRKWRRQVKSYIDWAVRNTLELLYHSGVKRIYVGHPKYASQEPNKGSKINFEIVHIWSYGYLLRRLREVAEEYGIEIEHVDEKDTSRTCPICRTIENHERISRGLFKCYKHNIVFNADLVGAFNILAKGKARTPSPALCGVGVMGRRPGPGLNPKKGDVAQTSPL, from the coding sequence GTGCCTCTAAAGCCCCTTGGAGATAAAGAGGCTGGCATAGATATAGGTGTTAACAACCTATTGGCTGTATATGTTGATGATGGATCTGCTTTATTGGTTAATGGAAGGCCTTTGAAGGCTATTAGCTTCTACTGGAGGGAGAAGATCTCTAGCTATCAGAGTACTCTGAATAGATATGGTTTGAGATCTTCTAGGAGGCTTAGGAGGATGTATAGAAAGTGGAGGAGGCAGGTAAAGAGCTACATTGACTGGGCTGTGAGGAACACCTTGGAATTGCTATACCACAGCGGTGTTAAAAGGATATATGTTGGTCATCCGAAATACGCTTCTCAAGAACCTAATAAGGGTTCTAAGATTAACTTCGAGATCGTCCATATATGGAGCTATGGATATCTATTGAGAAGATTGAGAGAGGTTGCAGAGGAATATGGTATAGAGATCGAGCATGTCGATGAGAAGGATACATCAAGAACATGCCCGATATGTAGAACTATAGAGAATCACGAGAGAATATCGAGAGGACTATTCAAATGCTACAAGCATAACATCGTATTCAACGCAGACCTCGTAGGAGCATTTAATATCCTAGCGAAGGGGAAAGCAAGAACCCCGAGCCCCGCACTATGCGGGGTAGGGGTAATGGGCCGGAGACCCGGCCCAGGGCTAAACCCCAAAAAGGGGGATGTAGCCCAAACCTCCCCGCTCTAA
- a CDS encoding cation diffusion facilitator family transporter — MHVKILRSSGYAMRAALIASIVSLVFAFGELLAMYMLGYSSIVMADMIHSFLDAVMSLTAALSIYIAVRGRRSPRFPWGLYKAESLASLFIAFITLFFIAETLYYGIIEPVRTPIYAIPMLILGFVASYSMYRYESMWARRSMSSSLISDAMHARSDAYLTLSALAGVAIEQITSNVIPQIAVLTLIAGYVVKDSIHIAKESVLSLLDATPPRERVEDLVRLARTYSGLEVSKAMLKRAGSFITGVIVLEAEPSLTIGEAQRIANRVRKKIYRARLDVVNLIIVIKPREQIKMHTINTEIMKDKDAIIARNPLQLKALPIRTGMTKSYNYEKKE, encoded by the coding sequence TTGCACGTCAAGATCCTCAGGAGCTCTGGCTACGCGATGAGGGCTGCCCTCATAGCCTCTATAGTATCGCTGGTATTCGCATTTGGAGAGCTCCTAGCTATGTATATGCTTGGATATTCCAGCATAGTTATGGCGGATATGATCCATAGTTTTCTAGACGCTGTTATGAGCCTCACAGCTGCACTCTCAATATATATAGCTGTTAGGGGTAGGAGATCCCCTAGATTCCCATGGGGCCTCTATAAGGCTGAGAGCCTCGCCTCCCTCTTCATAGCCTTTATAACCCTTTTCTTCATAGCCGAGACACTATACTATGGAATTATAGAGCCTGTTAGAACACCTATATATGCTATACCAATGCTCATCCTAGGCTTTGTAGCATCGTATAGCATGTATAGATATGAATCCATGTGGGCCCGCAGATCCATGTCCTCCTCCCTCATCTCAGATGCGATGCACGCTAGATCTGATGCCTATCTAACACTCTCAGCACTAGCAGGTGTTGCTATAGAGCAGATCACAAGCAATGTGATCCCACAGATAGCTGTTCTAACCCTGATAGCTGGCTATGTTGTTAAAGACTCTATACATATAGCTAAGGAATCCGTCCTATCGCTTCTAGACGCAACACCGCCAAGAGAGAGGGTAGAGGATCTGGTGAGGCTGGCTAGAACGTACTCAGGCCTCGAAGTATCGAAGGCAATGCTGAAGAGAGCGGGATCATTCATCACAGGAGTCATAGTCCTCGAGGCAGAGCCAAGCCTAACAATAGGAGAGGCACAGAGGATAGCAAATAGAGTGAGGAAAAAGATATACCGAGCGAGACTAGATGTGGTAAATCTCATAATAGTTATAAAGCCTAGAGAACAGATAAAAATGCATACCATAAATACAGAGATCATGAAAGATAAAGATGCGATAATAGCTAGAAACCCTTTACAACTGAAAGCCTTACCCATTAGGACAGGGATGACCAAGTCTTATAATTATGAGAAGAAAGAATAG